From a region of the Halanaerobium hydrogeniformans genome:
- a CDS encoding glutamine synthetase family protein: protein MTQLTKQTSGYPRISERYIKYRLKEENIKMIRVEYTDLNGVNRSKLLPVDMIDHVFEEGISFCTAIMSMSFDNKIAEVDYIEENNYDDFKIFADPSTFKILPHIDNTALLLGDLYHNGEKMKQSPRWFLKRMIREYQKLGYNPISANELEFFLFNRKKDGGFVPYTNKAGNCYTSDYRIDPNQFLGKMTETFKEMDFQVLYMNHEFYPGQYEYNWKHGSVLRNADEGVLFKGISKEIAHQNNLFITYMAKPLDDNGGSGGHFHFSIEDIVSGENLFYDRDKEDGMSELMHNFAAGILKHAKALTAFLAPTINCYKRFQPNSFAPYYIGWGYDNRTAFLRVPKERGGATRLEVRAGSAAANPYLALASILAAGLDGIKNELEPEPISEEDLYYQDIDERERVPKSLELALAALKKDQWLKECAGHDLVDNFVKLKELEVNKFFNSVTDWEWDFYAYHV from the coding sequence ATGACACAATTAACTAAACAGACAAGTGGATATCCAAGAATTTCTGAACGCTATATTAAATATAGGCTTAAAGAAGAGAATATCAAGATGATTAGAGTAGAGTACACCGATCTCAATGGAGTAAATAGGAGCAAACTGCTGCCTGTTGATATGATCGACCATGTTTTTGAAGAAGGAATATCTTTTTGTACAGCTATTATGTCGATGTCTTTTGACAACAAAATCGCAGAGGTTGATTATATTGAGGAAAACAACTACGATGATTTTAAAATATTTGCAGATCCATCTACATTTAAAATCCTGCCACATATCGATAATACCGCCTTATTATTAGGTGATCTCTATCATAATGGAGAAAAAATGAAACAGTCACCACGCTGGTTTTTAAAGAGGATGATAAGAGAATATCAAAAATTAGGCTATAATCCTATCTCTGCTAATGAGTTGGAATTCTTTTTGTTCAACAGAAAAAAAGATGGAGGTTTTGTTCCCTATACAAATAAGGCTGGTAACTGCTATACAAGTGATTACAGGATAGATCCCAATCAATTTTTAGGTAAGATGACAGAAACCTTTAAAGAGATGGATTTTCAGGTCTTATATATGAACCACGAGTTTTATCCAGGTCAGTACGAATACAACTGGAAACATGGCTCGGTATTAAGGAATGCAGATGAAGGGGTTCTATTTAAAGGTATTAGCAAAGAGATAGCCCATCAAAATAATCTCTTCATAACCTATATGGCTAAACCCCTTGATGATAATGGGGGTAGTGGAGGCCATTTTCATTTTTCAATTGAAGATATTGTTTCAGGAGAAAATCTATTTTATGACAGGGATAAAGAAGATGGGATGTCAGAGTTGATGCACAATTTTGCGGCAGGAATATTAAAACATGCTAAAGCTTTAACAGCTTTTTTAGCTCCCACAATCAACTGTTACAAAAGGTTTCAGCCCAATTCTTTTGCCCCCTATTATATCGGCTGGGGTTATGATAATAGGACCGCCTTTTTGCGGGTTCCTAAAGAAAGAGGTGGGGCAACCCGACTTGAGGTTAGGGCAGGTAGTGCTGCTGCAAATCCATATCTGGCTCTGGCTTCCATTCTAGCGGCAGGTTTAGATGGAATTAAAAATGAATTAGAGCCTGAGCCTATTTCTGAAGAAGACCTCTATTATCAGGATATTGATGAACGGGAAAGAGTACCAAAAAGTTTAGAGCTTGCTTTAGCTGCTCTAAAAAAAGATCAGTGGCTTAAAGAATGTGCAGGCCATGATTTAGTCGACAATTTCGTTAAACTAAAAGAATTGGAAGTTAATAAATTTTTTAATTCGGTTACAGACTGGGAATGGGATTTTTATGCTTATCATGTTTAG
- a CDS encoding class II glutamine amidotransferase — MCGIAGIIDKNESKLSDTIIDILSLIQHRGPDATGIAFYDRDDQQQEKSLRLSLTDSKARLKLNDIINEYGGQVSKESSEINKNFSFLDMKLKLAEENISGLHKAINQTEALYVHSIGKKCRVYKDSGTAVELCKNHQIEEKSASHGIGHVRMATESAEDINAAHPFVSPFYSDLTIVHNGQLTNYFNLRRELESKGAIFKTMNDSEAASHLISYRMKENGGDLEDALHYSLEKLDGIFCIIAASSDQMGFVKDKMGVKPLLVFEKDGVILMGSEQIEFTPIFEDIYAREMEPSEVKVWSI, encoded by the coding sequence GTGTGTGGAATAGCAGGAATTATCGACAAAAACGAATCTAAACTATCGGATACTATAATAGATATCCTATCATTGATTCAGCACCGGGGACCTGATGCTACCGGGATAGCTTTTTATGACCGGGATGATCAGCAGCAAGAAAAGTCCTTAAGGCTTAGTTTAACTGACAGCAAAGCCAGGTTAAAGCTGAATGATATTATTAATGAATATGGAGGCCAGGTGAGCAAAGAAAGTTCTGAGATCAATAAAAATTTCAGTTTTTTAGATATGAAGCTTAAATTAGCCGAAGAGAATATTAGCGGTCTTCACAAAGCGATCAATCAAACTGAAGCCCTTTATGTTCATTCTATCGGCAAAAAATGCAGAGTATATAAGGATAGTGGAACCGCAGTTGAGCTTTGTAAAAATCATCAGATCGAAGAAAAATCAGCCAGCCATGGAATCGGGCATGTAAGGATGGCTACAGAGAGTGCAGAAGATATTAATGCAGCTCATCCCTTTGTTTCACCATTTTATTCCGACTTAACGATAGTTCATAATGGCCAGCTGACAAATTATTTTAATTTAAGAAGAGAACTGGAAAGCAAAGGAGCTATCTTTAAAACCATGAATGACTCTGAAGCTGCCAGTCATTTAATTTCCTACAGAATGAAAGAAAATGGTGGGGACTTAGAGGATGCCCTCCATTATAGCCTGGAAAAATTAGATGGTATTTTCTGTATAATAGCAGCAAGTTCTGATCAGATGGGATTTGTAAAAGACAAGATGGGCGTTAAACCTTTATTAGTTTTTGAAAAAGACGGGGTCATATTAATGGGTTCAGAACAGATAGAATTCACCCCAATTTTTGAGGATATATATGCAAGAGAAATGGAACCATCTGAGGTGAAAGTATGGAGTATCTAG
- a CDS encoding glutamate synthase yields MEYLDAAQLGSRKINALLKEKFKSEKKIKVKNPHSLHNIAVGLEAGELIIAGNTGFYAGGFLDGASLTIEGNAGWYTGDNMMDGEIIIKKNAGCNLGVYQGGGTIVVYGNVGSRVAYGMKGGTTIVCGSAGMWAGKMILGGRLIILGEIGREVGESMYKGVIYLKDKAAESKLGGNVFIDDLKAAEITEINQLFASYDIDAEASELKALRPLTSGRHQYQLFEPDLKAEAARKYCSKSLEELL; encoded by the coding sequence ATGGAGTATCTAGATGCAGCTCAGCTGGGGAGCAGAAAGATCAATGCTCTGCTTAAAGAAAAATTTAAAAGTGAAAAGAAGATTAAAGTTAAAAATCCTCATTCACTGCATAATATTGCAGTTGGTTTAGAGGCAGGAGAGCTTATCATTGCAGGTAATACAGGTTTTTATGCAGGTGGCTTTCTTGATGGTGCCAGTTTGACTATTGAAGGTAATGCCGGCTGGTATACCGGTGACAATATGATGGATGGAGAAATAATAATCAAAAAAAATGCCGGTTGCAACCTTGGTGTATATCAGGGTGGAGGCACTATAGTAGTATATGGAAATGTAGGCAGCCGGGTGGCTTATGGTATGAAAGGTGGTACCACCATAGTCTGTGGCTCAGCCGGAATGTGGGCCGGGAAGATGATATTAGGTGGTAGGTTAATTATACTCGGTGAGATCGGCAGAGAGGTAGGAGAGTCGATGTATAAAGGAGTAATCTATCTAAAAGATAAAGCGGCCGAATCTAAACTGGGAGGTAATGTTTTTATCGATGATTTAAAAGCAGCGGAAATAACTGAAATAAATCAGCTTTTTGCCAGCTATGATATAGATGCTGAAGCATCAGAATTAAAGGCTCTAAGACCATTGACCTCAGGTAGACATCAATATCAACTTTTTGAGCCTGATTTAAAAGCAGAAGCTGCCAGAAAATACTGCAGCAAATCTCTGGAGGAATTGTTATGA
- a CDS encoding FMN-binding glutamate synthase family protein, translating to MKTKRAKDVQRGIWNKETLSAIDNKATSGKHRIRGCGSTRKMPNFDDIVVLPSQLSRMSIDTYREKCETRTVLGKRNAKKPLVIETPIMIAGMSYGALSKEAKIALAKATASTGTVISNGEGGLLKEELQNSYRQSIQILPSRFGFSKDNLDVADMLEFLVGIGAKPGLSGHLMGEKITEEIAEYRQLPVGIDLHSHPRHGDAFGADDMVIKMEQLRELTNDEVPIFMKIAAGRVKDDVKIAAKVGVDGIIIDGAQGGTGAAPVMASDHLGIPTMPALVQAVKTLEEANLKQEIDIIISGGIKDGADLAKAIAMGADAVAIGTAAMVAMGCRVCLQCHLGRCTFGIGTQDEKQRENLNIEQAAQKVANFIKGMTHEAVLLAKAAGKSKLKNLEREDLRAINTEASAVTGIPLIGTDYVVSESFGYF from the coding sequence ATGAAAACAAAAAGAGCAAAAGATGTGCAGCGGGGAATCTGGAATAAAGAAACCCTTTCTGCAATAGATAATAAAGCAACTAGTGGTAAACACCGGATTAGAGGCTGTGGTTCAACCAGGAAGATGCCTAATTTTGATGATATAGTTGTTCTTCCTTCACAGTTAAGCAGGATGTCTATCGATACCTATAGGGAAAAATGTGAAACCAGAACTGTTTTAGGAAAACGCAATGCTAAAAAACCTCTGGTGATAGAAACACCGATTATGATAGCGGGGATGTCTTATGGAGCATTAAGTAAAGAGGCAAAGATAGCTCTGGCGAAGGCAACTGCCAGCACGGGAACCGTGATCAGCAATGGAGAAGGTGGGTTGTTAAAAGAAGAGCTGCAGAATTCATATCGGCAGTCTATACAGATTTTACCAAGCCGATTTGGCTTTAGTAAAGATAACCTTGATGTCGCAGATATGCTGGAATTCCTGGTCGGTATAGGTGCTAAGCCCGGTCTTTCCGGGCATTTGATGGGAGAAAAAATAACCGAGGAGATCGCAGAATATAGGCAGCTGCCGGTCGGAATAGACCTGCACAGCCATCCCAGGCATGGTGATGCCTTCGGGGCAGATGATATGGTAATCAAGATGGAACAACTCAGAGAGTTGACCAATGATGAGGTACCAATTTTTATGAAAATAGCGGCAGGTAGGGTTAAAGATGATGTAAAAATAGCTGCCAAAGTTGGTGTTGATGGAATCATAATAGATGGTGCTCAAGGTGGAACAGGTGCTGCCCCGGTTATGGCCTCAGACCATCTTGGTATACCAACCATGCCGGCTCTGGTTCAGGCGGTTAAAACATTAGAGGAAGCAAATTTAAAACAGGAGATCGATATAATCATCTCCGGAGGGATAAAAGATGGAGCTGATCTGGCAAAAGCGATTGCTATGGGAGCTGATGCAGTAGCTATCGGTACTGCTGCCATGGTAGCAATGGGCTGCAGGGTTTGCCTGCAGTGTCATCTGGGTAGATGTACATTTGGAATTGGAACCCAGGATGAAAAACAGCGAGAAAACTTAAATATAGAGCAGGCAGCTCAAAAAGTAGCCAATTTCATCAAAGGAATGACCCATGAAGCGGTGCTGCTGGCAAAGGCAGCAGGTAAAAGCAAACTGAAAAATTTAGAAAGAGAAGACCTGAGAGCAATTAATACAGAAGCTTCTGCTGTGACCGGCATACCATTGATAGGAACTGATTATGTGGTTTCAGAAAGCTTCGGCTATTTTTAA
- a CDS encoding (2Fe-2S)-binding protein, whose product MRIKNHPIIEDFKKEKLVEFKFDNKVLKGYSGESIAAALKANGIMVHRYTRKKSKPRGIFCAIGRCTDCVMIVDGKFNVRTCVEPLKAGMVVETQYGLSRKGDNDNEKI is encoded by the coding sequence GTGCGCATAAAAAATCATCCAATTATAGAAGACTTCAAAAAAGAAAAGTTAGTTGAATTTAAATTTGATAACAAAGTACTCAAAGGATACTCAGGAGAGAGCATAGCTGCAGCCTTAAAAGCAAATGGGATAATGGTCCACCGCTATACCAGAAAAAAGTCAAAGCCTAGAGGAATTTTTTGTGCTATCGGAAGATGTACTGATTGTGTAATGATCGTTGATGGTAAGTTCAATGTAAGAACCTGTGTTGAACCTCTTAAAGCAGGCATGGTTGTAGAAACCCAATATGGATTATCCAGGAAGGGCGATAATGACAATGAAAAGATATGA
- a CDS encoding FAD-dependent oxidoreductase gives MKRYELIIIGAGPAGLSAAIEAAAEGMQVIVFDENQRPGGQLFKQIHKFFGSKQHRARERGFKIGEDLLKQAEDYGVEVKLNATVIGLFENKTISVKIANRIEHYSAYNIIVAAGASEKMIPFPGWTLPGVIGAGAAQTMMNIEGVKPGNEVLMVGSGNVGLVVGYQLIQAGCNLKAVVDASPKIGGYGVHASKLSRTGVPFYTSHTIKMVKGDKKVEKALISEVDENWQHIAGSEKELNVDTVCLAVGLSPMAKLLEMAGCQMESSAGNLIPVCDEYGKTSVEGIYAAGDVAGIEEASAAMIEGKIAAVSILKKLCYLEQVEFETRFPAYKDSLEELRQGMFGIGEGSWDYPSQSREGYPLSKSLLKKGYLETEEIKQFPGVVKEKSAGVVPVVECTQNIPCNPCQDICPNDCIKVEGDIVTLPELDKDLNCSGCELCVSGCPGQAVFLIDPDFSSDHSAVSFPYEFSPLPELGSKGKALDRSGKIVGEAEIIRINKAKINDKTAVLTIKVKDEIVDQARFFKE, from the coding sequence ATGAAAAGATATGAGCTAATAATTATAGGAGCAGGCCCGGCTGGATTATCAGCTGCAATAGAAGCAGCAGCTGAAGGAATGCAGGTAATAGTTTTTGATGAGAACCAGAGACCAGGTGGTCAATTATTTAAACAGATCCATAAGTTTTTTGGTTCTAAACAACATCGTGCCAGAGAGAGAGGCTTTAAAATAGGTGAAGATCTCCTCAAACAGGCAGAAGATTATGGGGTAGAGGTCAAATTAAATGCAACCGTAATAGGACTTTTTGAAAATAAAACCATCTCTGTCAAAATAGCCAACAGGATCGAACATTATTCAGCTTATAATATTATTGTTGCAGCAGGTGCCTCGGAAAAAATGATTCCTTTTCCTGGCTGGACACTTCCCGGGGTGATAGGGGCAGGTGCAGCCCAGACCATGATGAACATAGAAGGTGTTAAACCTGGTAACGAGGTTCTAATGGTCGGTTCAGGTAATGTAGGGCTGGTAGTAGGTTATCAGCTCATCCAGGCCGGCTGTAATCTTAAGGCGGTGGTCGATGCTTCTCCCAAGATTGGTGGTTATGGTGTTCATGCCTCAAAACTGAGTAGGACCGGTGTCCCTTTTTATACCTCCCATACAATTAAAATGGTAAAGGGAGATAAAAAAGTAGAAAAAGCTTTAATATCTGAAGTAGATGAGAACTGGCAGCATATTGCTGGAAGCGAAAAAGAATTGAATGTTGATACAGTCTGTCTGGCTGTAGGACTTTCTCCGATGGCTAAACTTTTAGAGATGGCAGGCTGCCAGATGGAAAGCTCGGCTGGAAATCTGATTCCTGTCTGTGATGAATATGGGAAAACATCTGTTGAGGGGATTTATGCTGCTGGAGATGTCGCCGGTATAGAAGAAGCCAGTGCTGCCATGATCGAAGGTAAAATAGCAGCAGTTTCAATACTTAAAAAGCTCTGCTATCTTGAGCAAGTAGAATTCGAAACAAGATTTCCTGCTTATAAAGATTCCTTAGAAGAGCTAAGACAGGGTATGTTCGGAATCGGAGAAGGGAGCTGGGATTATCCATCTCAAAGCAGAGAAGGTTATCCCTTATCAAAAAGCTTGCTTAAAAAAGGTTATCTTGAAACAGAGGAAATCAAACAATTTCCCGGGGTGGTTAAAGAAAAAAGTGCTGGGGTAGTACCTGTTGTGGAATGCACCCAGAATATTCCCTGTAATCCCTGTCAGGATATCTGTCCTAATGATTGTATCAAGGTAGAGGGAGATATAGTCACTTTGCCTGAGCTAGATAAAGACCTTAACTGTTCTGGCTGTGAACTTTGTGTTTCAGGCTGTCCAGGCCAGGCCGTATTTTTAATCGATCCGGATTTCAGTTCTGATCATAGTGCTGTTTCTTTTCCTTATGAATTTTCCCCTTTACCTGAGCTAGGCAGTAAAGGTAAGGCATTAGATAGATCCGGAAAAATCGTTGGTGAAGCAGAGATAATCAGAATCAATAAAGCTAAAATAAATGATAAAACAGCTGTTTTAACGATCAAAGTTAAAGATGAAATTGTGGATCAGGCCAGATTTTTTAAAGAGTAG
- a CDS encoding (2Fe-2S)-binding protein, with amino-acid sequence MDKRLVRSFKKEAFIKKDDDQMIICRCEEITKGEIRKAIHQGMLKIDELKKYLRTGMGLCQGRTCTKLIKRIMAEELKVAADEFKDITARAPLRPIKMEVYANDDLNNCG; translated from the coding sequence ATGGATAAAAGGCTTGTCCGCAGCTTCAAAAAAGAAGCTTTTATTAAAAAAGATGATGACCAGATGATAATTTGCCGTTGTGAGGAGATCACAAAAGGAGAGATAAGAAAGGCTATTCATCAGGGAATGCTCAAAATTGATGAACTTAAAAAGTATTTAAGAACAGGGATGGGATTATGTCAGGGGAGAACCTGTACAAAGCTTATTAAAAGGATAATGGCAGAAGAATTAAAGGTAGCAGCTGATGAATTTAAAGATATTACAGCAAGGGCACCTCTGCGTCCGATTAAGATGGAGGTATATGCCAATGATGACCTTAATAATTGTGGTTAA